One window of bacterium genomic DNA carries:
- the ispD gene encoding 2-C-methyl-D-erythritol 4-phosphate cytidylyltransferase translates to MVVGTVVIVVAGGTGRRMGAVVPKQFLSVGGRSLLDRTLSSVSASSRVDAIVLVLPAGTAPEAGEAYRGFPKVIAVVEGGAERQDSVRNALAAVPVEASVILVHDAVRPFATPGLFDRCVEQALLHGAAVPVIPVRDTVKSWDAAAGTLVTRDRSEFLRAQTPQGFRAGILRDAYALAAREGRAGTDDASLVEAAGHPVVALSGEEANLKITLPEDLRMATGLLSVDSDFRVGLGGDAHRLVPERELWLGGVRVDHPSGLLGHSDGDVLLHAVADAIYGALGDRDIGYHFPPGREETLGISSRSILAHARGRMAAGGFGLLGLDAVVVCETPRIAPLADALRASIAGILAVPEDRVSVKGKTTEGMGFEGRGEGISAWAVALLRGTPPEIGGGAAG, encoded by the coding sequence GTGGTTGTCGGTACGGTCGTCATCGTCGTAGCGGGCGGGACGGGGCGCCGGATGGGCGCCGTCGTACCGAAGCAGTTTCTCTCCGTCGGCGGCCGATCCCTCCTGGACCGGACGCTCTCCTCGGTTTCCGCCTCCTCCCGCGTCGACGCGATCGTCCTCGTCCTCCCCGCCGGCACCGCTCCCGAAGCGGGCGAGGCGTATCGGGGATTCCCGAAGGTGATCGCGGTGGTCGAGGGGGGGGCGGAGCGGCAAGACTCGGTCCGGAACGCCCTCGCCGCCGTCCCCGTGGAAGCCTCGGTAATCCTCGTGCACGACGCGGTCCGTCCCTTCGCGACCCCCGGCCTCTTCGACCGGTGCGTGGAACAGGCCCTCCTGCACGGAGCGGCAGTCCCGGTGATCCCCGTACGCGACACGGTGAAGTCCTGGGACGCGGCCGCCGGTACCCTCGTAACGCGGGACCGGTCCGAGTTCCTCCGCGCGCAGACCCCGCAGGGATTCCGGGCCGGGATCCTTCGTGACGCGTATGCCCTTGCGGCGCGAGAGGGACGCGCCGGAACGGACGACGCCTCCCTCGTCGAGGCGGCCGGCCATCCGGTCGTCGCCCTTTCCGGGGAGGAAGCGAATCTCAAGATCACGCTTCCCGAAGACCTGCGGATGGCGACCGGGCTCCTGTCCGTCGATTCCGATTTCCGGGTCGGCCTCGGGGGCGACGCCCACCGGCTCGTTCCCGAGCGGGAACTGTGGCTGGGGGGGGTGCGGGTCGATCACCCGTCGGGGCTCCTCGGTCACTCCGACGGGGACGTTCTCCTGCACGCCGTGGCCGACGCGATCTACGGGGCGTTGGGAGACCGGGACATCGGCTACCATTTTCCGCCCGGCCGGGAGGAGACTCTCGGGATCTCCAGCCGTTCGATCCTTGCGCACGCCCGTGGAAGGATGGCGGCCGGGGGGTTCGGCCTCCTCGGGCTGGATGCCGTGGTGGTCTGCGAGACCCCCCGGATCGCCCCGCTGGCGGATGCGCTGCGCGCCTCCATCGCGGGGATCCTCGCGGTGCCGGAGGACCGCGTGAGCGTCAAGGGGAAGACGACGGAAGGGATGGGGTTCGAAGGGCGGGGCGAAGGGATCTCCGCCTGGGCGGTGGCCCTGCTCCGGGGGACGCCTCCCGAAATCGGCGGAGGTGCGGCGGGATGA
- the uvrB gene encoding excinuclease ABC subunit UvrB — protein sequence MTSRFRLAAPFAPSGDQPGAIRELSEGLGQGLARQVLLGVTGSGKTYTMASVIAAVDRPALIIAPNKTLAAQLYSEFKSLFPENAVEYFVSYYDYYQPEAYVPHTDTYIEKDSAINEQIDKMRHSATRSVMTRGDVIVIASVSCIYGLGSPEYYAAMTIRVEEGAEFPRNTLLRRLIDLQYERNDVDFHRGTFRVRGDAVELFPAYEEERVLRIEFDEDRIARILHTDPLRGTRLKESRETVIFPASHYVTPGDQLERAILGIGEELEGRLAELNAQGKLLEAERLKQRTTYDLEMISQMGFCSGIENYSRHLDGRAPGQPPHTLLDYFPKGFVTFLDESHVTVPQLNGMYNGDRSRKQTLVDFGFRLPSALDNRPLRFEEFHGHVGQVIFVSATPAEYELRESGGAVVEQIIRPTGLVDPEVEVRPARTQVDDLLGEIRKNVAAEGRVLVTTLTKRMAEDLTEHYEGQGVRVRYLHSDIDTMERVEILRDLRLGTFDVLVGINLLREGLDLPEVSLVAILDADKEGFLRSARSLVQTFGRAARNVSGRVILYADRETGSMREAMSETTRRRKRQVSYNREHGITPETIRKMIAEPIGQACEADYVTPPGEEPGFSSPEELAKLLRKLRKEMERAAKKLDFERAAELRDRLLALEKAELSFR from the coding sequence GTGACCTCCAGGTTCCGTCTGGCGGCGCCGTTCGCCCCGTCGGGGGACCAGCCGGGGGCGATCCGCGAACTCTCCGAGGGTCTCGGTCAGGGCCTCGCACGGCAGGTATTGCTCGGCGTCACGGGGTCCGGGAAGACGTACACGATGGCGTCGGTCATCGCCGCCGTCGACCGGCCCGCGCTGATCATCGCACCGAACAAGACGCTCGCAGCGCAGCTCTACTCCGAGTTCAAATCCCTCTTCCCGGAAAACGCGGTCGAGTACTTCGTCTCCTACTACGACTACTACCAGCCCGAGGCGTACGTTCCCCACACGGACACTTACATCGAGAAGGACTCCGCGATCAACGAGCAGATCGACAAGATGCGCCACAGCGCCACGAGGTCGGTGATGACCCGCGGCGACGTGATCGTGATCGCCTCCGTTTCGTGCATCTACGGGCTCGGTTCCCCGGAGTATTACGCCGCGATGACCATCCGCGTCGAGGAAGGGGCGGAATTCCCCCGCAACACCCTTTTGCGGCGGCTGATCGACCTGCAGTACGAGCGCAACGACGTGGACTTCCACCGCGGGACGTTCCGCGTCCGCGGCGACGCTGTGGAGCTGTTCCCCGCGTACGAGGAAGAGAGGGTCCTGCGGATCGAGTTCGACGAGGACCGGATCGCCCGGATCCTCCACACGGATCCCCTCCGGGGGACGCGGCTCAAGGAGTCGCGGGAAACGGTCATCTTCCCGGCCAGCCACTACGTGACGCCGGGGGATCAGCTCGAGCGTGCGATCCTCGGGATCGGGGAGGAGCTCGAGGGACGGCTCGCGGAGCTCAACGCGCAGGGGAAGCTGCTTGAGGCGGAGCGGCTGAAGCAGCGGACCACCTACGACCTCGAGATGATCTCCCAGATGGGATTCTGCTCCGGCATCGAGAACTACTCCCGCCATCTCGACGGGCGCGCCCCCGGCCAGCCGCCTCACACGCTCCTCGACTACTTTCCGAAGGGGTTCGTCACCTTCCTCGACGAGTCCCACGTGACCGTTCCCCAATTGAACGGGATGTACAACGGGGACCGGTCCCGGAAGCAGACGCTGGTGGATTTCGGGTTCCGGCTCCCCTCCGCGCTCGACAACCGGCCGCTCCGGTTCGAGGAGTTCCACGGCCACGTGGGACAGGTGATCTTCGTCTCTGCGACCCCCGCGGAGTACGAATTGCGGGAAAGCGGCGGGGCGGTGGTGGAGCAGATCATCCGCCCCACGGGGCTCGTGGATCCCGAGGTGGAGGTCCGTCCCGCGCGGACGCAGGTGGACGATCTTCTCGGGGAGATCCGCAAGAATGTCGCCGCCGAGGGGAGGGTGCTGGTCACAACGCTCACGAAGCGGATGGCCGAGGACCTGACGGAACATTACGAGGGGCAGGGAGTGCGCGTGCGCTACCTCCACTCCGACATCGACACGATGGAGCGGGTCGAGATCCTGCGGGACCTCCGGCTCGGGACGTTCGACGTCCTCGTCGGGATCAACCTGCTCCGGGAGGGTCTGGACCTCCCCGAGGTCTCCCTGGTGGCGATCCTCGACGCCGACAAGGAAGGGTTTCTCCGGTCCGCCCGGTCGCTCGTGCAGACGTTCGGCCGCGCCGCGCGCAACGTCTCCGGAAGGGTCATCCTCTACGCGGACCGGGAGACCGGGTCGATGCGGGAGGCGATGTCGGAGACGACCCGCCGGAGAAAGCGCCAGGTGTCGTACAACCGGGAACACGGCATCACCCCCGAGACGATCCGGAAGATGATCGCGGAACCGATCGGGCAGGCGTGCGAGGCGGACTACGTGACCCCGCCCGGGGAGGAGCCGGGCTTCTCCTCGCCGGAAGAGCTTGCGAAACTCCTGCGGAAGCTGCGGAAGGAGATGGAGCGGGCGGCGAAAAAACTCGACTTCGAACGCGCGGCGGAGCTGCGCGACCGCCTTCTCGCCCTCGAGAAGGCGGAGCTTTCCTTCCGCTGA
- a CDS encoding DUF362 domain-containing protein has product MHSTVWFTDLSARPGNSLIDKTGALLRAAGIRKRTGRGALTAVKLHFGEKGNTAFLRPIFIRKVVDEIVAAGGRPFLTDTNTLYVGTRSNAVDHLNTAITNGFAWAVAGAPLVIADGLRGESAVRVPIAGKIFREVSIGAAIAHADALVVVTHFKGHELSGFGGTLKNLGMGCASRSGKLSQHSSVSPTVDPSGCTGCGTCVAHCPSGAIAVVAAKAVITPESCIGCADCIVLCPEGTVNVNWNEASTTVQRKIAEHALGAVSGKRSSSLFLTFVTQVSPYCDCYGHNDRPVSPDVGILASDDPVALDQACVDLVIRASGSDPFRATHPSVDWSVQLSHAEELGLGNRDYRLETL; this is encoded by the coding sequence ATGCATTCGACTGTCTGGTTCACGGATCTTTCCGCACGCCCGGGGAACAGCCTGATCGACAAGACGGGCGCGCTCCTGCGGGCGGCCGGAATCCGGAAGCGGACCGGGCGGGGCGCCCTGACCGCCGTCAAACTTCATTTTGGCGAGAAGGGAAACACCGCCTTCCTCCGGCCGATCTTCATCCGCAAGGTCGTCGACGAGATCGTCGCCGCCGGGGGAAGGCCGTTCCTGACCGACACCAACACGCTGTATGTCGGCACCCGCAGCAACGCGGTCGATCACTTGAACACTGCGATCACGAACGGCTTCGCCTGGGCGGTGGCGGGGGCGCCCCTCGTCATCGCGGACGGCCTCCGCGGGGAAAGCGCCGTCCGGGTGCCGATCGCAGGGAAGATCTTCAGGGAAGTATCCATCGGGGCCGCAATCGCCCACGCGGATGCGCTGGTCGTGGTGACCCACTTCAAGGGACACGAACTCTCCGGTTTCGGGGGGACGCTGAAAAACCTCGGGATGGGGTGCGCTTCGCGCTCCGGAAAGCTTTCCCAGCACTCCTCGGTGTCGCCCACCGTCGATCCGTCCGGGTGCACGGGGTGCGGGACCTGCGTCGCCCACTGCCCGTCGGGAGCGATCGCCGTCGTGGCTGCGAAGGCGGTGATCACGCCGGAATCGTGCATCGGATGCGCGGACTGCATCGTCCTATGCCCCGAGGGGACGGTGAACGTGAACTGGAACGAGGCGTCCACGACGGTGCAGCGAAAGATTGCCGAGCACGCCCTCGGGGCCGTCTCGGGGAAACGGTCGTCTTCCCTCTTCCTCACCTTCGTCACCCAGGTCTCCCCGTATTGCGACTGCTACGGACACAACGATCGCCCGGTATCCCCCGACGTGGGGATCCTCGCATCCGACGACCCCGTGGCGCTCGACCAGGCGTGCGTCGATCTCGTGATCCGGGCTTCGGGATCCGATCCGTTCCGGGCGACCCACCCGTCCGTGGATTGGTCCGTCCAGCTTTCCCATGCCGAAGAACTGGGCCTGGGAAACCGGGACTACCGGCTGGAGACCCTGTGA
- a CDS encoding acyl-CoA dehydratase activase: MTAGRTLYAGIDIGSLSTDVILLDGNLDVVGSAITATGASTRKAAREALGAALLAGGAEEREIAFTVATGYGRESAEGADQRVTEITCHARGARHLFPEALTVLDIGGQDSKVIRLGPDGRVADFAMNDKCAAGTGRFLEVMARTLELDLERMGERSLLATRSLPVSSTCTVFAESEVVSLIASGAAPEEIAWGVHLAISDRIAALAERLGMAPPAVMTGGVAKNPGARKALEDRFRIRFLVPDEPQLTGALGAALIAAERSRTPR; this comes from the coding sequence GTGACCGCAGGCCGGACGCTCTACGCCGGGATCGACATCGGCTCCCTCTCCACCGACGTGATCCTGCTCGACGGGAACCTCGATGTCGTCGGGTCGGCCATCACCGCCACCGGCGCCTCCACGCGAAAAGCGGCCCGGGAGGCTCTCGGCGCCGCGCTCCTGGCCGGGGGGGCGGAGGAGCGGGAGATCGCCTTCACCGTGGCGACGGGGTACGGAAGGGAATCGGCGGAGGGTGCGGACCAACGGGTGACGGAGATCACGTGTCACGCCCGGGGGGCAAGGCACCTCTTCCCCGAAGCGCTCACCGTCCTCGACATCGGCGGTCAGGACAGCAAGGTGATCCGGTTGGGCCCGGACGGAAGAGTCGCCGACTTCGCCATGAACGACAAGTGCGCTGCCGGAACCGGGAGGTTCCTCGAGGTGATGGCCCGGACGCTCGAGTTGGACCTGGAACGGATGGGAGAGCGCTCCCTCCTCGCCACCCGGTCGCTCCCCGTGAGCTCGACCTGCACGGTCTTCGCGGAATCGGAAGTGGTGTCCCTGATCGCCTCGGGAGCCGCGCCGGAAGAGATCGCCTGGGGCGTGCACCTCGCGATCTCGGACCGGATCGCCGCCCTCGCGGAGCGGCTCGGTATGGCTCCTCCCGCGGTCATGACCGGCGGCGTGGCGAAGAACCCGGGGGCGCGCAAGGCGCTCGAGGACCGGTTCCGGATCCGCTTCCTCGTGCCGGACGAGCCGCAGCTCACCGGCGCGCTGGGAGCGGCGCTGATCGCCGCCGAGCGGAGCCGCACCCCTCGCTGA
- the uvrC gene encoding excinuclease ABC subunit UvrC yields MGLPSDWKTFPRSPGVYIMGDGRGKVLYVGKAKDLRTRVRNYSVPGGDGRPSIPNLVARVREIRCIVTATEKEALLLENTLIKRHRPPFNIFFRDDKEYLLLRIDRNEEFPRPELVRKAARDGATYFGPFSSARGIRETLRELLRLFPLCSCTRRKFASRTRPCLNYQMGRCLGACAGLISREQYLPVVDDAVRFLRGEYRGLLARWKTEMKALSGGMRFEEAAKIRDRIAVVSRTLARQRVVRAVGGDVDVVGWHREGPAVTAAVLYVRNGRLSDAHQRHFRWEGPEEEAIASFLLHHYGEDAYFPGEILLPFPVADRAALSDVLSERAGRPVAVRVPLRGERLRLVELARRNAAEGSRMHREKEEAYERLAERMESLFSLPGPPVRIEGYDISNLSGTEAVGSMVAFLGGKPAKKWYRKFSVRGVEGQDDFAMMKEVVGRRFAHDKDFGGMPDLVLIDGGKGQLSSAAAAMRDAGRENVPILSLAKERVRGGEKVFRERVFLPGRKNPLHLPPNDPVLHLLMRVRDEAHRFAVTFHRSRRTRAAFARRSAPEAPAE; encoded by the coding sequence ATGGGGCTTCCGTCCGACTGGAAGACGTTTCCGCGTTCCCCCGGCGTCTATATCATGGGCGACGGCCGGGGGAAGGTCCTGTACGTCGGGAAGGCGAAGGACCTGCGGACCCGCGTCCGGAATTATTCGGTTCCCGGGGGGGACGGACGGCCGTCGATCCCGAACCTCGTCGCGCGGGTTCGGGAGATCCGGTGCATCGTCACCGCCACGGAGAAGGAGGCCCTCCTCCTCGAGAACACCCTCATCAAGCGTCACCGCCCCCCGTTCAATATATTTTTCCGTGACGACAAGGAGTATCTCCTCCTGCGGATCGACCGGAACGAGGAGTTCCCGCGTCCCGAGCTGGTCCGCAAGGCTGCCCGTGACGGGGCGACATATTTCGGTCCGTTCTCCTCGGCGCGGGGGATCCGGGAAACCTTGCGGGAACTGCTCCGCCTCTTCCCGCTCTGCTCCTGCACGCGGCGGAAGTTCGCCTCCCGCACGCGGCCGTGTCTCAATTACCAGATGGGAAGGTGTCTCGGCGCGTGCGCCGGGCTGATCTCGAGGGAACAGTATCTCCCCGTCGTCGACGACGCCGTGCGATTCCTCCGGGGGGAATACCGCGGGTTGCTGGCCCGCTGGAAAACGGAGATGAAGGCGCTCTCCGGGGGGATGCGATTCGAGGAGGCCGCGAAGATCCGGGACCGGATCGCCGTCGTTTCGAGGACTTTGGCGCGCCAGCGCGTCGTCCGGGCCGTCGGGGGGGACGTCGACGTCGTGGGTTGGCATCGCGAAGGACCCGCGGTCACGGCGGCGGTCCTCTATGTGCGGAACGGACGCCTCTCCGACGCGCACCAGCGGCACTTCCGGTGGGAAGGGCCGGAGGAAGAGGCGATCGCATCCTTCCTTCTGCACCATTACGGGGAGGATGCGTATTTTCCCGGGGAGATCCTGCTTCCGTTCCCCGTCGCCGACCGCGCTGCGCTTTCCGACGTGCTCTCCGAGCGGGCGGGCCGGCCCGTGGCGGTGCGGGTTCCCCTGCGCGGGGAGCGGCTCCGGCTCGTGGAGCTTGCCCGCAGGAACGCGGCGGAAGGCTCAAGGATGCACCGCGAAAAGGAGGAGGCGTACGAACGCCTCGCGGAGCGGATGGAATCGCTTTTTTCGCTGCCGGGACCGCCGGTGCGGATCGAGGGATACGACATCTCCAACCTCTCGGGGACGGAGGCGGTGGGGTCGATGGTCGCGTTCCTCGGCGGGAAGCCCGCGAAGAAGTGGTACCGGAAATTCTCGGTCCGCGGGGTCGAGGGACAGGACGACTTCGCCATGATGAAGGAAGTGGTCGGACGCCGGTTCGCGCACGACAAGGATTTCGGCGGGATGCCGGACCTCGTCCTGATCGACGGGGGGAAGGGCCAGCTCTCCTCCGCGGCGGCGGCGATGCGGGACGCCGGCAGGGAGAACGTTCCTATCCTGTCCCTCGCGAAGGAGCGCGTCCGCGGCGGGGAGAAGGTCTTCCGGGAGCGGGTGTTCCTGCCCGGACGGAAAAACCCGCTTCACCTCCCGCCGAACGACCCGGTGCTGCACCTGCTGATGCGCGTCCGCGACGAGGCCCACCGCTTCGCGGTCACGTTCCACCGCTCCCGCCGCACCCGGGCCGCGTTCGCCCGCCGCTCGGCTCCGGAGGCGCCCGCCGAATAG
- the cysS gene encoding cysteine--tRNA ligase — protein sequence MTLSVFNTMGNRKEPFVPLVPGKVRMYVCGVTVYDLCHIGHARANVAFDIIVRYLRHSGYDVTYIRNFTDIDDKIIKRAAQEGSDYLAVSTKYIRAFHEDFDRLGLLRPDVEPKATEHIPEIVALVARLVGAGKAYEVGGDVYYSVKGFPGYGKLSGKNVDDLRAGARVDVDERKNDPLDFALWKASKPGEPAWDSPWGPGRPGWHIECSAMAIKHLGETFDIHGGGKDLVFPHHENEIAQSEAATGKTFARFWLHNGFVNINNEKMSKSLGNFFTLRDVLAQVKAEVLRFFLASSHYRSPIDYSDQSLTEAKAGLDRLYRVKEKAEACRAAGAAPAPIPLGEETAPLLSAPARFAEAMDDDFNTAAAMGHLFDAIRALNRLAPAEPSAERERAGMFLAGYELLDPLFAVLGLLRAHSAEHFQGAGADGKMAEGEILAGIEARRAARAAKQYAEADRIRKDLEAAGVLLEDGKGGTTWKYKE from the coding sequence ATGACGCTTTCGGTGTTCAACACGATGGGGAACCGGAAGGAGCCGTTCGTCCCGCTCGTTCCCGGCAAGGTGCGGATGTACGTGTGCGGGGTCACGGTGTACGACCTGTGCCACATCGGGCATGCCCGCGCCAACGTGGCGTTCGACATCATCGTCCGGTACCTTCGGCACAGCGGGTACGACGTCACCTACATCCGGAACTTCACCGACATCGACGACAAGATCATCAAGCGGGCCGCGCAGGAGGGGAGCGATTACCTCGCCGTCTCCACGAAATACATCCGGGCGTTCCACGAGGATTTCGACCGCCTGGGCCTTCTTCGTCCCGACGTCGAGCCGAAGGCCACGGAACATATCCCCGAGATCGTCGCCCTCGTCGCGCGTCTTGTCGGGGCGGGGAAAGCGTACGAGGTGGGCGGCGACGTCTACTATTCGGTGAAGGGTTTCCCGGGATACGGAAAGTTGTCGGGGAAAAACGTGGACGACCTGCGGGCGGGCGCGCGGGTCGACGTGGACGAGCGGAAGAACGACCCCCTGGATTTCGCCCTCTGGAAGGCGTCGAAGCCGGGGGAGCCCGCGTGGGACAGCCCCTGGGGCCCCGGGCGGCCGGGATGGCACATCGAGTGCTCTGCCATGGCGATAAAGCACCTGGGCGAGACGTTCGACATCCACGGCGGCGGAAAGGACCTCGTCTTTCCCCACCACGAGAACGAGATCGCGCAGTCCGAGGCGGCGACGGGGAAGACGTTCGCCCGATTCTGGCTCCACAACGGGTTCGTAAACATCAACAACGAGAAGATGAGCAAGTCTCTGGGAAACTTCTTCACCTTGCGGGACGTGCTGGCGCAGGTGAAGGCGGAGGTGCTCCGTTTCTTCCTTGCCTCGAGCCACTACCGAAGCCCGATCGACTACTCCGACCAGAGTCTCACCGAGGCGAAAGCGGGCCTGGACCGGCTCTACCGCGTCAAGGAGAAGGCGGAGGCGTGCCGGGCGGCGGGTGCGGCGCCTGCGCCGATCCCGTTGGGGGAAGAGACCGCGCCGCTCCTCTCCGCCCCCGCGCGGTTCGCGGAAGCGATGGACGACGACTTCAACACCGCCGCCGCGATGGGGCACCTCTTCGACGCGATCCGCGCGCTGAACCGCCTCGCCCCGGCGGAGCCGTCGGCGGAGCGGGAGCGGGCGGGGATGTTCCTCGCGGGATACGAGCTGCTCGATCCGCTCTTCGCCGTCCTCGGCCTGCTGCGCGCGCATTCCGCGGAGCATTTCCAGGGAGCGGGCGCCGATGGGAAAATGGCGGAGGGAGAGATCCTCGCCGGGATCGAGGCGCGCCGGGCCGCCCGGGCGGCGAAGCAGTACGCCGAGGCCGACCGGATCCGGAAAGATCTCGAGGCCGCGGGCGTCCTCCTCGAGGACGGCAAGGGCGGCACGACGTGGAAATACAAGGAGTGA
- a CDS encoding CarD family transcriptional regulator translates to MDFKAGDMAVYPAHGVGIVEKIETKCFNDGKKESFYVLRILDTGITIMIPMGNAEQVGLRAIMDASAVRSVYKILREREVELEPKPWNRRYRMYMEKLKSGSPFDIAEVLRNLLLLKSGKALSFGERKMLDSARSLLVKEISIAKSVTEEVVETDLRRFLNL, encoded by the coding sequence ATGGATTTCAAGGCAGGGGATATGGCAGTATACCCCGCACACGGTGTCGGCATCGTCGAAAAAATCGAAACGAAGTGCTTCAACGACGGCAAGAAGGAGTCGTTCTACGTCTTGCGGATCCTCGACACCGGGATCACCATCATGATCCCGATGGGCAACGCGGAACAGGTCGGGCTTCGCGCGATCATGGACGCCTCCGCGGTCCGCTCCGTCTACAAGATCCTGAGGGAGCGCGAGGTGGAACTCGAGCCGAAGCCGTGGAATCGACGGTACCGGATGTACATGGAAAAGCTCAAGTCCGGTTCTCCCTTCGATATCGCCGAGGTGCTGCGCAACCTGCTGCTGTTGAAATCCGGGAAAGCCCTCTCCTTCGGTGAACGGAAGATGCTGGATTCCGCGCGTTCCCTGCTCGTAAAGGAGATCTCCATCGCGAAATCCGTCACGGAGGAAGTCGTTGAGACGGATCTTCGCCGGTTCCTGAACCTGTAG